One region of Ahniella affigens genomic DNA includes:
- a CDS encoding pyridoxal phosphate-dependent decarboxylase family protein, with protein MAHQWFQQADFDAMIALASEEARLYLQQVPDRPVRHQADRERLLSVLGGSLATSGAAPEQIVRQLADTAHWGNVACNSPRYFGFVIGGAYPVSLAADWLVSTWDQNAGIYAISPMVSVIEEVAAGWLLDLFGLPNDAGVGFVTGCQMANFTCLAAARHGVLRRIGVDVETEGLAGSPRIHVVTSAESHVTIDIALRYLGFGTRHVHRVAADAQGRMQPDALAAMLETLSGPIIVCAQAGNVNTGSFDPLAEIAALTNAKGAWLHVDGAFGLWAQANPELRHLSRGIELADSWSTDAHKWLNVPYDCGVAIVRHANDHRAAMMSTAAYLVQTAGKERDPTDWGPEFSRRARSVPVYATLASLGRSGVAALIERSCARARQFAGVLAESPGVDILNDVVLNQVLVRFDQDDARTRAVIAAVQQEGTCWLGGTVWHGLAAMRISVSNWATSEADVARSAEAILRCHRMLSASQSG; from the coding sequence ATGGCACATCAATGGTTTCAGCAGGCTGACTTCGACGCCATGATCGCGCTGGCGTCAGAGGAGGCCCGGCTCTACTTGCAGCAGGTGCCAGATCGGCCAGTTCGGCACCAGGCAGATCGCGAGCGCTTGCTGTCGGTATTGGGCGGTTCCTTGGCAACAAGTGGTGCGGCGCCGGAGCAAATCGTGCGGCAATTGGCCGACACCGCGCATTGGGGCAACGTAGCCTGCAATTCGCCACGCTATTTCGGATTTGTCATCGGTGGTGCGTATCCCGTTTCGTTGGCGGCCGACTGGCTGGTATCGACATGGGATCAGAACGCCGGCATCTATGCGATTTCGCCGATGGTGTCGGTCATCGAGGAAGTCGCGGCCGGCTGGTTGTTGGATTTGTTTGGGCTGCCCAATGATGCAGGCGTCGGTTTTGTCACCGGTTGCCAGATGGCCAACTTCACGTGTTTGGCCGCCGCGCGTCACGGCGTATTGCGGCGAATCGGTGTGGACGTCGAAACAGAAGGCTTGGCGGGCAGCCCGCGAATTCATGTGGTGACGTCGGCGGAGTCGCATGTGACGATCGATATCGCATTGCGCTACCTCGGCTTTGGTACGCGCCACGTGCATCGCGTCGCCGCCGACGCGCAAGGCCGTATGCAACCCGATGCACTGGCCGCAATGCTGGAAACACTGTCCGGCCCGATCATCGTCTGTGCCCAAGCCGGCAACGTGAACACCGGTTCGTTTGATCCCCTAGCCGAGATTGCCGCGCTGACCAACGCAAAGGGCGCCTGGTTGCATGTCGATGGCGCGTTTGGTCTCTGGGCGCAGGCCAATCCGGAGTTGCGACATTTGTCGCGCGGCATAGAACTCGCCGACTCCTGGTCGACCGATGCGCACAAGTGGCTGAATGTGCCTTACGACTGCGGTGTTGCGATCGTTCGTCACGCCAATGATCATCGCGCGGCCATGATGTCTACGGCTGCCTATCTGGTGCAAACGGCGGGCAAGGAGCGGGACCCGACGGATTGGGGCCCGGAGTTCTCGCGGCGCGCCCGCAGTGTGCCGGTTTACGCCACATTGGCGAGTCTCGGTCGCTCGGGTGTGGCCGCATTGATCGAGCGGAGCTGCGCGCGGGCCCGGCAGTTTGCCGGCGTGCTCGCTGAATCGCCTGGGGTCGATATCTTGAATGACGTCGTGCTGAATCAGGTTCTGGTGCGGTTTGACCAGGATGATGCGCGGACGCGCGCCGTCATTGCGGCTGTCCAGCAGGAGGGCACGTGTTGGCTCGGCGGGACCGTTTGGCACGGGCTGGCGGCAATGCGCATCTCGGTTTCGAACTGGGCCACGTCGGAGGCGGATGTGGCGCGCAGCGCCGAAGCCATTCTGCGCTGCCATAGAATGCTGAGTGCATCACAGTCTGGGTGA
- a CDS encoding poly(R)-hydroxyalkanoic acid synthase subunit PhaE: MGPDMMKDWQALHEQWWNALMSGATEFAEKGGHVFSGKSSGLNDLFGGKLGEDVGAATERFLSGSKQFLEWVDRFSGQIAGRHAVPKSIDDWLDAIKAAAGPMFEANNPLTNLFKSMASSDAKGFEHFFTGLSNPVDHLSGEVKSLLGLPAFGFTRERQVWQQALAKGWMEYQESLAAYNALMLKASQDANTRLAKKLGDLAKGKQQVESLRALYDLWVDAQEDAYADVALSSDFRAAYGELVNRQMRVRKLIQDEVERIGGQFGMPTRSELNSVHQRMAEMRRQMRALEDRLEAAGLGSALVVAPAASPVPAKKSSKPAAAKKAVGKSSAKSDASKARRRLA, translated from the coding sequence ATGGGTCCGGACATGATGAAAGACTGGCAAGCACTGCATGAGCAGTGGTGGAATGCGCTGATGTCGGGTGCGACCGAGTTCGCCGAAAAAGGCGGGCACGTATTCTCGGGCAAATCGTCCGGACTCAACGATCTGTTTGGCGGCAAATTGGGCGAAGACGTCGGGGCGGCAACCGAACGCTTCCTGTCGGGCAGCAAGCAGTTTCTCGAATGGGTGGATCGCTTCTCAGGCCAAATCGCTGGCCGTCATGCGGTGCCGAAATCGATTGACGATTGGCTGGACGCGATCAAGGCGGCAGCAGGCCCCATGTTTGAGGCGAACAATCCGCTGACCAATCTGTTCAAATCCATGGCATCGAGTGACGCCAAAGGCTTTGAGCACTTTTTTACGGGCTTGAGCAACCCAGTTGATCACTTGAGTGGCGAGGTCAAGTCGCTGCTCGGCTTGCCGGCATTCGGGTTCACGCGCGAGCGCCAAGTGTGGCAGCAGGCGCTGGCGAAAGGCTGGATGGAGTATCAGGAGTCGCTGGCGGCCTATAACGCGTTGATGCTGAAGGCGAGTCAGGACGCGAACACACGGCTCGCGAAAAAGCTTGGTGATCTGGCCAAGGGCAAGCAGCAAGTAGAGAGTCTGCGTGCGCTGTACGACCTGTGGGTCGATGCTCAAGAAGATGCCTATGCCGACGTCGCGCTCAGCAGCGACTTTCGTGCGGCCTATGGCGAACTCGTCAATCGGCAAATGCGCGTGCGCAAGTTGATTCAGGACGAAGTGGAGCGAATCGGCGGCCAGTTTGGCATGCCGACTCGTTCGGAGCTGAACTCGGTTCATCAGCGTATGGCGGAGATGCGTCGGCAGATGCGAGCTCTTGAGGATCGGCTTGAGGCCGCAGGCTTGGGCAGCGCGTTGGTCGTTGCGCCGGCTGCGTCGCCAGTTCCAGCCAAGAAGTCATCCAAGCCTGCCGCTGCCAAGAAGGCGGTCGGCAAGTCCAGTGCCAAGAGCGACGCGAGCAAAGCGCGTCGCCGTTTGGCTTGA
- a CDS encoding VOC family protein, which translates to MFSHVMVGSNDIERSKRFYDAVLAVVGAGEAVRNQSKTGHWRLFYRHDGTTFCVTEPINGEPAGFGNGGTIGFKCVSPEQVHQFHEVAVANGGTAIEDPPGLREAAVGSLYLAYVRDPDGNKLCALYRPPSPR; encoded by the coding sequence GTGTTTAGTCATGTGATGGTTGGTAGCAACGATATTGAGCGCTCGAAGCGGTTCTACGATGCGGTCCTGGCCGTTGTGGGGGCAGGCGAAGCGGTTCGCAATCAATCCAAGACGGGGCATTGGCGCTTGTTCTATCGTCATGATGGCACGACGTTTTGCGTAACCGAGCCCATCAACGGCGAACCGGCTGGCTTTGGCAATGGCGGCACGATTGGATTCAAGTGCGTGTCGCCAGAGCAAGTGCATCAGTTTCATGAGGTGGCGGTCGCAAACGGTGGCACGGCGATCGAAGATCCGCCTGGGCTCCGAGAGGCCGCTGTTGGCTCACTCTATTTGGCGTATGTTCGCGATCCGGACGGCAACAAACTCTGTGCGCTGTATCGGCCGCCTTCGCCGCGCTGA
- a CDS encoding glycosyl hydrolase encodes MRDQKGASSTRLWVATRKGAFLFESDSARKSWQQKGPYYLGHIAHHVLQDPRDPRIVLIAARTGHLGPTMFRSTNGGRTFKEVSRPPAFATRDDGSGRTVSHTFWLMPAHRNEPGVWYAGTSPQGLFRSDDAGDSWSEASTIHDDPDYRRWFGTAQDGTPNGPMLHSILIDPRDPKHLYIGMSGGGVHESWDRGRTFKPLLDGLEVVGGFDPSDPSFHDPHCIQMCPTNPDRLYQQNHCGIYRMDRSEGRWHRIGKKMPKRVGDIGFPIVLSPHNDQTAWVFPMDGSDVWPRVSPNGQPAVYCTVDGGRRWIRQDAGLPTGQAWWTVKRQAMSADTHAKVGIYFGTTSGELWGSRDGGAKWSLIARHLPEIYAVEAFVQ; translated from the coding sequence ATGCGTGATCAGAAGGGGGCAAGTAGCACCCGATTGTGGGTCGCCACGCGCAAGGGCGCTTTTTTGTTCGAGTCCGATTCGGCCAGAAAATCCTGGCAGCAAAAGGGGCCTTACTACTTAGGGCACATTGCGCACCATGTGCTGCAAGATCCACGCGACCCCCGCATCGTCTTGATTGCCGCTCGAACCGGCCATCTCGGACCAACCATGTTTCGCTCGACGAACGGTGGCCGGACGTTCAAAGAGGTTTCCCGACCACCTGCATTCGCAACGCGTGACGATGGCAGCGGGCGGACGGTCTCACACACATTCTGGCTGATGCCCGCGCATCGCAATGAGCCCGGGGTGTGGTATGCGGGGACGTCGCCGCAAGGGTTGTTTCGCAGCGACGACGCGGGTGACAGTTGGTCAGAGGCATCGACGATTCATGATGATCCTGATTATCGGCGATGGTTTGGAACGGCCCAGGACGGTACGCCGAACGGGCCCATGCTGCACTCGATTCTGATTGACCCACGCGATCCGAAGCATTTGTACATTGGCATGTCGGGTGGCGGTGTACACGAATCGTGGGATCGTGGCCGCACGTTCAAACCGTTGCTCGACGGACTGGAAGTGGTCGGCGGATTCGACCCAAGTGATCCGTCGTTCCACGATCCGCATTGCATTCAAATGTGCCCAACCAATCCGGACCGCCTGTATCAGCAGAACCACTGCGGCATCTATCGCATGGACCGGTCAGAAGGGCGCTGGCATCGTATCGGCAAGAAGATGCCGAAGCGTGTCGGAGATATTGGCTTCCCTATTGTGCTCAGTCCGCACAACGATCAGACCGCGTGGGTGTTTCCGATGGATGGCTCGGATGTCTGGCCGCGGGTGTCGCCAAACGGACAGCCGGCAGTTTACTGCACCGTAGATGGCGGGCGACGATGGATTCGGCAGGATGCCGGGTTGCCCACTGGGCAAGCCTGGTGGACAGTCAAGCGACAGGCGATGTCAGCTGACACGCATGCAAAGGTCGGCATCTATTTTGGTACGACGAGCGGCGAACTTTGGGGCAGCCGAGACGGGGGCGCGAAATGGTCGTTGATCGCCCGACATCTACCCGAGATCTATGCGGTTGAGGCGTTCGTGCAATGA
- a CDS encoding isochorismatase family protein, with translation MAKLTRREWLCLGLSTFVAPALYAEVPQPPKTTERSALVVVDAQVGVLATVWESKRVIQAVEQLVAAARTADVPIIWVQHENDSDLKTGSAAWQLAPEFVPNASELVIRKRFNSAFAETKLESHLRALGVTRLVLAGAATNWCIRATAYAAVDRGFNLTLVGNAHSTESMTLESGQVISAESMIADLNAVFEWLLAPGVDTNVLDSGNVVF, from the coding sequence ATGGCCAAATTGACGCGTCGTGAATGGTTGTGTTTGGGCTTGTCGACATTCGTGGCGCCCGCGTTGTATGCGGAAGTGCCTCAGCCTCCCAAAACCACCGAGAGGTCTGCCTTGGTCGTTGTGGACGCCCAGGTCGGTGTGCTCGCAACCGTTTGGGAGTCGAAGCGCGTCATCCAGGCGGTAGAACAGTTGGTCGCAGCCGCCCGGACGGCCGATGTGCCAATCATTTGGGTTCAGCATGAGAACGATTCGGATCTGAAGACCGGATCCGCTGCGTGGCAATTGGCGCCGGAATTCGTGCCGAATGCGTCGGAGTTGGTGATTCGGAAGCGATTCAACTCCGCATTTGCCGAGACGAAACTCGAATCTCACTTGCGGGCACTCGGCGTGACGCGCTTGGTGCTTGCTGGCGCCGCGACTAACTGGTGCATTCGTGCGACCGCGTATGCAGCGGTCGATCGTGGCTTCAATCTGACCCTCGTTGGTAACGCCCACAGCACGGAGTCAATGACCTTGGAAAGCGGACAGGTGATCTCGGCCGAATCCATGATTGCTGACCTGAATGCCGTGTTTGAATGGTTGCTGGCGCCGGGCGTGGACACCAATGTTCTAGACAGCGGCAACGTTGTGTTCTGA
- a CDS encoding CocE/NonD family hydrolase — MSRRTNCNHIVQIALLLLACGSTLAASPVTPMTPDNFDTYEHELPSADYVRREAMVPMRDGVKLFTVVVMKKGTLKAPMLLSRTPYNASSATGRNKSQRIVDILEIMDAAFVEDGYIRVYQDIRGMHKSEGDWVLNRPLSGPLNKTGIDESTDAFDTIDWLVKNVPEANGNVGVIGSSYLGFTALMTLIDPHPALKAVIAQSPMVDGWMGDDWFHYGAFRVNSLGFPLSQGFKKGDGGGEFPLGAGDDYTRYLEAGSVADFVNLVGASDVPGIRKFLENPAYTEFWSLQAVDQWLAARPHTVPTMLVVGQWDQEDSYGAAAVYRALEPKDTNNDKLSLVIGPWRHSGFNHYGYDLGALTFTGDTAREWRIKYAKPFFDHWLRGGPNPNTPPVLTYATGINEWQTSTHWPVGTSKPIYLAADGLATFTKPEKVGNTTYMSDPAKPVPFLPRPIDMGNPMQWKPWLVQDQRFVSGRPDVADWKTAPLDEAVHIKGAPEIELFASTSGTDSDWVVKLIDVYPNDIPEDASQGAKPSMAGYELPIGIEIFRGRYHKDFAKPSALKPGKVERYSFKLPNVDHVFRPGHRIMIQVQSTLFPLYDRNPQTFVDNIMYAKKVDYQQATQKIWFGGDQASAIVLPIAD, encoded by the coding sequence ATGTCCCGACGTACCAACTGCAATCATATCGTTCAGATTGCTTTGCTGCTGCTGGCATGTGGCAGCACTTTGGCAGCCAGCCCGGTCACGCCAATGACCCCCGACAATTTCGACACCTACGAACATGAGCTGCCAAGCGCAGACTATGTCCGGCGCGAGGCCATGGTGCCAATGCGCGACGGTGTGAAGTTGTTTACCGTCGTGGTCATGAAAAAGGGCACCCTAAAAGCCCCCATGCTGCTGTCGCGAACCCCATACAACGCCAGTTCGGCAACTGGTCGGAACAAAAGTCAGCGCATCGTCGACATCCTCGAAATCATGGACGCGGCGTTTGTCGAGGATGGCTACATCCGGGTCTATCAAGACATCCGCGGCATGCACAAGTCAGAGGGCGACTGGGTGCTGAACCGTCCGCTATCCGGACCTTTGAACAAGACCGGTATTGACGAGTCGACCGATGCGTTCGACACCATTGACTGGCTGGTCAAGAATGTCCCCGAGGCCAATGGCAACGTCGGCGTCATCGGGTCGAGTTACTTGGGTTTCACCGCACTGATGACCCTGATTGATCCGCATCCGGCGCTCAAGGCCGTCATCGCGCAAAGCCCGATGGTGGATGGTTGGATGGGCGACGACTGGTTCCATTACGGCGCTTTCCGTGTCAACTCGCTCGGCTTTCCGCTAAGCCAAGGATTCAAGAAAGGCGATGGCGGCGGCGAGTTCCCACTTGGCGCGGGCGATGACTACACGCGGTATTTGGAAGCCGGATCAGTGGCCGACTTCGTTAATCTGGTCGGGGCTTCAGACGTTCCGGGAATCCGCAAATTCCTGGAGAACCCTGCCTACACGGAATTCTGGTCACTGCAAGCCGTCGACCAATGGCTGGCAGCCAGACCACACACGGTTCCCACCATGTTAGTCGTTGGCCAATGGGACCAGGAGGACAGCTATGGTGCCGCAGCGGTCTATCGGGCACTGGAGCCGAAGGACACCAACAACGACAAGTTGTCCCTGGTCATTGGGCCATGGCGACACTCCGGATTCAACCACTATGGCTACGATCTGGGCGCGCTGACGTTCACCGGCGACACCGCCAGAGAATGGCGAATCAAATACGCGAAGCCATTCTTCGACCATTGGTTGCGCGGAGGACCAAACCCGAACACACCACCGGTGCTGACCTACGCAACGGGAATCAACGAATGGCAGACGTCGACGCATTGGCCGGTCGGAACGTCAAAGCCGATCTACCTCGCTGCCGATGGGTTGGCCACGTTCACCAAGCCTGAAAAGGTGGGAAACACGACCTACATGAGTGACCCCGCAAAGCCGGTTCCGTTCCTGCCCCGCCCGATCGACATGGGCAACCCGATGCAATGGAAGCCTTGGCTGGTGCAGGACCAACGCTTTGTCAGCGGACGACCCGACGTGGCCGATTGGAAGACGGCGCCATTGGACGAAGCGGTGCATATTAAAGGCGCGCCTGAAATCGAACTCTTCGCGTCCACCAGCGGCACCGACAGCGACTGGGTCGTCAAGTTGATCGATGTGTACCCGAACGATATCCCGGAAGATGCGTCGCAAGGCGCAAAGCCGAGCATGGCTGGCTATGAACTGCCCATTGGCATCGAAATCTTTCGGGGCCGCTATCACAAGGACTTCGCCAAACCGAGCGCGCTCAAGCCTGGCAAAGTCGAGCGGTATTCGTTCAAGCTACCCAATGTCGACCACGTGTTCCGGCCCGGACACCGCATCATGATTCAGGTGCAGTCCACTCTGTTCCCACTGTACGACCGGAATCCGCAGACGTTTGTCGACAACATCATGTACGCGAAGAAGGTCGACTATCAGCAAGCCACGCAGAAAATCTGGTTTGGTGGCGATCAGGCCAGTGCTATCGTGTTGCCAATTGCTGACTGA
- a CDS encoding class III poly(R)-hydroxyalkanoic acid synthase subunit PhaC: MINPVQLNPERVTEELSKFGEKLAKGMQSLKEVRDVHYGASDKEEVYREDKLRLYRFKSAHKTTEKVPLLIVYALVNRPYMVDLQDDRSIVKNLLAAGHDVYLIDWGYPDQSDRFLTLDDYINGYIRRCVQAVCKRHGLPSINILGICQGGAFSICYASLYPETVKNLITMVTPVDFQTPDNMLSHWVQDMDIDLFVDTLGNVPADLMNWCYLTLKPFRLLQQKYVGLTDILDNKAELENFLRMEKWIFDSPDQAGDAFRQFLKDFYQGNKLLKGGLSIGGKAIDTRRVSMPVLNIFAEQDHLVPPTASKALKGIVGTKDYTELSFKGGHIGIYVSGRAQREVPPAIDSWLRKRG; the protein is encoded by the coding sequence ATGATCAATCCCGTGCAATTGAATCCAGAGCGCGTCACCGAAGAGCTCAGCAAGTTTGGCGAGAAGCTGGCCAAAGGGATGCAGTCGCTGAAAGAAGTTCGCGATGTGCACTACGGTGCCAGCGACAAGGAAGAGGTCTATCGCGAAGACAAACTGCGGTTGTATCGCTTCAAGTCCGCGCACAAAACGACTGAAAAGGTGCCGTTGCTGATCGTTTATGCGCTGGTCAATCGGCCGTACATGGTCGACTTGCAGGATGACCGTTCGATCGTCAAGAACCTGCTGGCAGCGGGCCATGATGTGTATCTGATCGACTGGGGCTACCCGGATCAGTCGGATCGTTTCCTGACCTTGGACGATTACATCAACGGTTACATTCGTCGTTGTGTGCAGGCCGTGTGCAAGCGCCACGGTCTGCCGTCGATCAATATCCTGGGCATCTGCCAGGGCGGCGCGTTCTCGATCTGTTATGCGAGCCTGTATCCGGAAACCGTCAAGAACCTGATCACCATGGTGACGCCGGTCGACTTCCAAACACCGGACAATATGCTGAGCCATTGGGTTCAGGATATGGATATCGACTTGTTCGTCGATACGCTCGGCAATGTGCCAGCGGATTTGATGAACTGGTGCTATCTGACCTTGAAGCCCTTCCGTTTGTTGCAACAGAAGTATGTTGGCCTGACCGACATCCTCGACAACAAGGCCGAGCTCGAGAACTTTCTGCGCATGGAGAAGTGGATCTTTGATTCGCCAGACCAGGCGGGCGATGCGTTCCGTCAGTTCCTGAAGGACTTCTATCAAGGCAACAAGCTGCTCAAGGGTGGTTTGTCGATTGGCGGCAAAGCCATTGATACCCGCCGCGTCAGCATGCCCGTGTTGAACATCTTTGCCGAGCAAGATCACTTGGTGCCGCCGACGGCGTCGAAGGCCCTGAAAGGCATTGTCGGCACGAAGGATTACACCGAGCTGTCGTTCAAGGGTGGCCATATCGGGATCTATGTGTCCGGTCGTGCCCAGCGTGAAGTGCCACCGGCAATCGACAGCTGGTTGCGAAAGCGCGGTTGA
- a CDS encoding MoaD/ThiS family protein, translating to MSGIRVGIPSPLQSYTGATEVTAQGHDLEALLADLDRQFPGIRFRMLDEQRCLRRHIRVFVNGRQTFSLSEALQPGDHVAIVQALSGG from the coding sequence ATGAGTGGCATTCGGGTTGGGATTCCCAGTCCATTGCAATCGTACACAGGGGCCACGGAAGTCACGGCTCAAGGTCACGATCTGGAGGCTTTGCTCGCCGATCTCGATCGGCAGTTCCCCGGCATTCGATTTCGGATGCTGGATGAGCAGCGCTGCCTGAGGCGCCATATTCGCGTATTCGTCAATGGCCGGCAGACGTTCTCACTGAGCGAGGCGTTGCAACCGGGTGATCACGTGGCGATCGTGCAGGCACTGAGCGGTGGCTGA
- a CDS encoding dihydrofolate reductase family protein, with product MTERTSRVRIHMAASLDGFVTRPDGQVDWLETEDAFPEGRELTQELIAAFLDNIDCYVMGARTYETALQFEQSGLGWVYGDKPVYVVSQRALPINRANVHRHSGSLTALVTDALRPRFQSIWVAGGPMLAAEMLRLGLADEVSISIAPVLIGRGLPFFAGIEADIRLHLLEVQAYRSGMVELRYAIQRPR from the coding sequence ATGACAGAGAGGACCAGTCGCGTGCGGATTCATATGGCTGCCAGCCTGGACGGGTTTGTGACAAGGCCAGACGGGCAGGTCGATTGGCTGGAGACGGAAGATGCGTTTCCGGAAGGCCGCGAATTGACTCAGGAGCTCATCGCGGCGTTTTTGGACAACATCGACTGCTACGTCATGGGCGCAAGAACCTACGAGACGGCATTGCAATTCGAACAATCCGGGCTTGGTTGGGTCTATGGCGACAAGCCAGTCTATGTGGTGAGTCAGCGCGCTCTCCCAATCAATCGGGCAAATGTTCATCGCCACTCGGGATCCCTGACTGCGCTTGTGACGGACGCGCTACGCCCCAGATTCCAGTCCATCTGGGTCGCCGGTGGTCCAATGTTGGCCGCGGAAATGCTACGGCTCGGATTGGCCGACGAAGTCAGTATCAGTATTGCGCCCGTGTTGATTGGTCGCGGATTGCCATTCTTTGCTGGTATCGAGGCTGATATCAGGCTGCATCTTTTGGAGGTTCAGGCATATCGAAGTGGTATGGTCGAACTTCGATATGCGATCCAGCGCCCGCGCTGA